The DNA window GGTCCCCGAAGGTCATTGCTCCTATCACCCCCTGGTCACTTGCCACCGACAGCGTGCCGACGAACACCTGTGATGTCGTCAGCGGATTCGCCAGACCAAACAGCTCCCATCCCGGACTGGAAAGCTGCGATTTGGCAGCCATGGATCGAACTACTGGCGCAGCCATCTCCTGTCCCTGTTCGTTCAACAACCGCAAGATGACCCGGCTGGTCTGGCTGGAGGGATTGACCAGGGCGATCTGGGTGTTGATTCGCAGATTACTCCCCAGGTATCCGCTGGCAAATTGAGGGCCGGACAATCGATTGGGAACCATCGATCCATCCTGACCATTCAGAGCAGCCAGCGCCTTGCCGGTGCCGAATCTCTCAAAGCCCAGCAACTGCCCGTCGGCGGCATTAACCTCCACATACCCGCTGGTCTGGCTGATCTCCTGGACCGCAGTGCCGTGAGCCGCCACGACTGTTTGAGGAATCGCTGCCGACCATAGGAAAGACAATCCATGAAGCTGGAGCGTAGACCATATCGGCTCCGTCCATTGCCTCAACTCCCGTCGCGGAGGTCATGCCCTGGAGGAAGAAACCGCTGATGTCCGGCTGGCTTGACCGCACCTCAATCCATCCGTGCTCCACGCCCATGGCGGCCGGGCTGTTGAATATCTCCTCCGTTACCTTCGCCTCCTGACGCATAGGTGCCAGAACAACAGGCGGTGAGGGATTGACGGCAGAGGACAACTGAGCCAGGGCGCCGTGGCGGTCCCAACCGAACACCTGGATGGTGGCCGTCTCTTTCCCTTCATTCAGGAAGGCCACGCCCTGGAAAGTGCCCGGCATGGAAAACCAGGAGGGACAGAAAAGACTCGGGACGGTTGTGGATGACCCGATCGACAGGGAGTACGAGTGATCAACCCAGGGAATCCGTTGGGTTGGGGCGCCGGCCGTCGTAGGCACACCTATCAACGCGCCCGGATGAATCGTGCGCGCCGAGCCGGCCAGGAATGATGCGCTGCCGGGTCTCGTGAGTTGAAAAACCAGGCGTGCCAGCTCGACCTGCATGCCCGGATTTTCGGTGCCGCTCCGGGTGTTCATCAGGGTGACGAAGCCTCTGGCGTTGGCGACCGCTACGTCCGTATATGCAAATCCGGCATCCGAATAGCCGGGGGCTTGTCCGGAGCTTACCGAAAGCAGGAGGACGCGGGACGAATCGAATCCTACCGGAATAGAGAATCCGGTCAAGATGGGATTGTCGCCGCCAGATGCCGTTACCGAACTCAGGTCTGCGAAGGCTCGCACTTCGAGCTGGCTGTCCGCCATCGACGGGTTCGCAGGTTTGAACTGCAAGGTGATCGCAGCCGCGCCGGTGAAAGCGTTCTGTGCGCATACGACAAGACCCGACGCAAGGCAGAACCACATTCCAAGCAGGAATCTTACCGCTGACATCGTGATCTCCCCCTTTCAAGAAGAAGGGACGCGTGCCTCGACTCAGAGGAAGGCCCATCGCGTCGATGGGCGCATCAGCGCCTGAGTTTTTTTATCTGAACGGCGGCACCTGTCTTGGGCAGAAGGGTTTCGAAATAGACCAGATCCAGAATATCAACGACTCCATCTTCGTTCAGGTCGGCACCCGGCAGGAGAAACGCTTTGTTCTCGAGCAGATACTCGGTCAAAAGCCTGCGATCAACTTCGTTGATCACCCCGTCCGCATTGAAATCGCCTTTGTACCCGATTGCAAACAGGCCGGAAACAGCTCGTGTTCCGCCGTAAGGGTCGCTAACTGCCAGCAGGCATTGGGAGGAATTGATCTGGGGTACCGTCCAGCTGTATTGACCTGTCCCGGAGGAAGCGGTCTGGATTGCCTTCCAACTCTGTCCACCGTTGTCGGAGTACTCCACTTGAACAGCTCCCAGGGGACGATCGGACGACCATGCAATGGAATGCGCAGAATTCCTCAGCCACATGGCGCCTGTTGCAGGTCCTCCCGACATCTTGATGGTCGGGATCGTACTCTCCAAGGGCAACATCGCACCTTGCAGAATTCGCTTATCAGTGGCCTGGAAAAAAACGACGATCGAACAGTAATTCCAGTCAGGCTGCACGGAAAACTGTTGGGTGGAGGCGGCATTTGCGCCCGGGTCCAGCGTCATAGTCTGCCCGGCGGCATTCGGCAGCATGGCGCGGCAGACGAAATCCACGATATCCATGTCCATCCATCGGTAAAAGCGGTGGCGTTCGACCAAAGCCACATGAAGAACGCCGCTCAGCCTCTGGGACGAAGTGTTGGCGATTTCCACGCGCACCTGGTTGGCAGACTCCAGAGACAACGAGAAATCCACGGTTGGAGACACGGCAGCTGCCTGATCATAGGGGTAAACATATTGGCTGTACATGCTGCCGGATGGAAGTCCCCCGCGCCTCTCGATGGTGCCGTCAAACAAAACACGGGGGGTACCAGCGCCGGCTCCATAGTACTGGGATCGAGTGGTGAAGGCTCCGCCGCTGTCGAAGGAGTCTTCGTGGTAGGCGATCACCGCCAAAGCCTCCGGCTTCTCCTGCTTCAGTTGTTCCAGCCCGCGCTCCGCGCTGGGACAATACGTTCAAGATATTCCTGTAAAGATCTCGGCGATCACCACCTTCTGACTCGCGCCGTAGGCCGAAGGGAGTGCGGCAGTGACAAGACAGAAAGCAAGAATCCCGCTGATTCGTGGTCGCATTGGATCCCTCCCAAGGTATTCGACCGGCCGGCTGCTGTTTGCACTGCCAGCCGGCATCGCTTATCAGCGAAGGACAATATGGTTTGCCGGTTTCTTGGATATCCAAACCATTAGATACGAACTGTCCCCTTGCGGTTCAGAAGCCGGGAGTTCCCGCCGGGGGCTATAATAGCAACCTATCTCTTTCTCTTTTGTGACACAAGGGAAAAGCGAACGGTGATCTTTAGGTTGCATCGAGGAAACGACTTGCGTTACCATTTAAATTGAAATTACCTTCAGGTTCGTCAGAGCAGATTGAATCAGAATCATGCGGCCGGATCACCAGCGGTCGTAATTCGGACGAACTACGATACCGGACTTCATCTGCGGTGGGGAGTGTGAGTTCCTCGATGAATAGTGGACCACACATGCGCCGCCAGGGGAGTCAATATGAGGCCTCACCATATCAGTTGTATTCTGATCTTCGCTGTCGGCTTTCTTTTCAAACCGGTGATCGCAGGAGTGACCCCGCAGTCACGATCCATAACGTTTAACGGCCGCATTCAAGCTGCCGAAGTCGACCAGTTCGACGAAGCTGCCGGCGTGTGGAAACACAAGCGGGTTCTGCTTCTCAATACAGCCGGCGGCGAATTGCTGGAGCTGGAGCGCGCGCCGGTCGAGTTGGCACGCGCCGGGCTTGGCCGGCAGGTTCGTGTTTCCGGTTCCTTGCAGAAACAGAAACTGGTCGTTGAACATTTCGAACCCGTCGAGTCCCCGGAGGCGACGGCAGCACATGCGCTTTTGCAACCGACGCAACAGGTCCCGCTGGCATCGGACACACTCGGAGGCCAGAAGACGCTCGTTGCCCTGTTCAACTTCACAGACGTACAAACCCGGCCTTTCACACTCGATTCCATAAAAGACAAAGTTCTGTATGCTGCCAAGTCCACAGACAGCTTTCTAAGGGAGAATTCCTACGGGAAACTGTGGCTGGACGTAGACTTTGTTGACTGGAGAACCTTGCCGGCAATATCAACACAGATCTGTCCAGGTTCTACCTGATCATTCAATCAGCAGCTTCTTGGCGAAGCTATCAAAGCATTGGATGCCGATGTTGACTTCAGGAACTACAGCCGGCTGATTCTGCTGTTTGTAAAAAACGCCAACGGTGTCTCTCAGGGAGCCATGGGCTCGGTTGGGAAGTGGGACTTGAAGTCTGCCGGGGATGGCTCTTTCCGTGCCTCCGTCTTTTACATGGGCGAAAGCTATATTACCAGTGAGGCAATCGCTCACGAAATCGGTCACAATCTCGGATTGCCACATGCTTCGAGCGTGCCCTGTGTACCCGCGAGCCTCGTGGATCCCGTCGACTGCTGTGGCAGTTGGGATGAGGCGGGCGATGCGGGAGACACGATGGGAAGCATCACCGGATTCCAGCATTTCTCGTCCGTTTTCAAATCTCTGTCTTTCTGGTTTGATCCCGCTCAAGTCTTCGATGTGGCGGATTCCGGTGAGTACACCCTGGATCAACTCGAGCTGCCTTCCAATGGAATCAAAGCCCTGCGGATCCCGGCTGGAAAAGACTCGTCAGGCCAGGAGGCCTACTATTGGGTTGAGTACAGAACCACGGGGACCTTCGACCAGGAACAGGCAGTGCAGGTGCGTTTCCAACCCGTGGCAGCCTTTAATGGCTCGTCCATGACGAATAACACCCTGAGATTCAAAGGCCCCGCATTTGGCGGGAGCATCTCGGGAAAGGTCGTGTCGGAATCCGATGGATCACCTGTACCGCAGCAGGCATATGTTTATCTATACGACACTGCCTGGAGATCCATTCGGAGTGCATATACAGACGGCGCGGGACACTATGCGTTCAAGGGCCTGGCTGCCGGCAGTTATTACCTGCGTACTTCCAACAATGTGGGGCTGATCGACGAATACTACAATAACGCACGGAGCCAGAAATCCGCTTCCTTGCTCACCCTTACCCAGGACCAGACGATCGACAATGCAGATTTTGCCCTGGCAACCGGCAGCATTCTGTCGGGCGTCATCAACCGCGAATCGGACGGAACGAGCGTTCCGAACGCCTATGTTTATGCGTACGACAGTTCATGGGCCTATATCAGAGGAATTGGAGCGGACTCATCCGGCCGTTATGCATTGACAGGTCTGCCAGCCGGCAAGTATTACCTGGAGGCTTACAGCTCAGCCGGGTACGGCTATCTGACAACGTGCTATATCAATACTCTAAACCGCGCTACGGCAACCTCGGTTTCTTTGAACCCGGGAGAGCGGCTCAACGATATCGATATTTCGTTGTTTCCAGGGGGTGCCATCTCGGGCAAGGTTCTGCAGGCGTCGGATAATGCAGCAATTCAGAATGTCTGGGTAAATGCATACGACAACGCATGGAAAAGCATTAAATCGGCGGTCACCAGCTCCGACGGCCGCTACATGATCAAGGGCCTGCCTTCAGGAAGCTATTTTGTCGGCGCTTTAAACAGCCTGGGCTACATCAACGAGTATTACAGGGAAGTCACGGACCGGAGTGCCGCAACCGCGATCCAAGTTGTGCAGGACTCCGAAACCGGCAGCATCGATTTCACGCTGGCCAAAGCCGGCACCGCATCGACAGAGGCTCACAACCACAACTCTTCAGGATATTGGGCCCGACAGGCACCGCAGGGAATTGATGAGGCCGCGGGAGAACAGAATCACTCCGCTTCAGGCGACCCAGTTGCCCTTCCCGACCTGACTGCCGACCTCGGTTTTTCCAGCTCCGCCGAAGGCAGAATCCATCCGGCAAAAGCGCAGTCGCTAACCCTGCCGTCAGCAATTCCTGCCATTCAATCCGGGAATCCGGTCGTTTCGCTTTCCGATGTGACCTCGACGGCGCCGTTTCTTGATCCGTATCGTGGAGTGAAGATAGAGCTTCTGGAGAGCACGGGGACCGGCGCCGAGGCGCGCGCAAAACTGAAGATTTCCCTATCGAAGTTGCGGATCGATGTGGGGCACACGATCAACTTCGATCAAATCGCGATCGGCGGCAGGCAGGCAAAGGAATTGACAATTACCAATGAAACCCCCGCGGCTGTCATGATGGGCATGCTGTGTGTCCAGGGAAGAAGCGATGAAAATTTCTCGGTGACCAGGGATGAATGTTCGGGGATAAACCTGACGCCGGGCGCCACCTGCAAGTCGGAGGTCTCTTTCTCTCCCGTGCGCTACTCCGGTACTGCGGAGGGCGAGTTTGCCGTCCTGAAGATTCCGACCAGCGACAGCCTGCACAGTGCGGCTTCGGTTGATCTCCGGGGCAAGACTCTGGCTGCCGATCTCACCCTTTATGGATATCAGGGCGCGAACTTTGTTGTCGGTCGAAACGGAATCTATGAATTCGATGTCGTTAATTATGGAACGGTGTCTTCCTCCGACGTCATCACGATCACGGATAAGTTGCCGACAGGATTGCGTTACGTCTCCAATTCGATCGGCTGGAGTTGCTCAGTAGCAGGTCAGGACGTGAGTTGCTCAAGAGCGCTGGTTCTGAGACCCAACTATGGCACCGTCCTGGACCTGACCGTTGCCGTAACAGCCGAGGCGGCACCGACGTGTGTGAACAAGGCTACTGTCTCCAATTCATCCGATGCCAATCCGGACAACAATTTTTCCATTCTGACGACCATGGTCGACCTGGGGTCCGGCGAAGCTTCGTACGGTCCCATTCTCCTGAAAGAAGACGGCACATTCACGGGCTTCGCTTTCCTGAATGCCGGGACAGCCACGGCGGCGCTTTCAATTACTGCCCTCGATAAGACGGGAGCCGCCCTGCAGTATGATGGTATGACCAATCCCGCGACGCTTGTCCTCAAGCCAGGTGCGCAGTTTCCGGTTATGGACGACCAGCTCTGGGCCTTCCCTCCGGGCGAGAAGGCAAAGATGGGCTGGTTCCGGGTCGACAGCCTGATCCAAAGGGTTTTGGGATTCACATTGGCCTTCGACGGGATGCTGCAGGTGCTCGACGGGGCCACTTTCTCGCGATCGCCTGCCGGCACGGTAGTTCTTCCCGATGTCGTGACCGAGGGTTTTACGCGGATTCATGTCCTGAATCCGGGTACCGCAGACGTCAACCTGACTATCGGTTTGGTCGCCGCGGATGGGACGCCGCGGCCGACGGCAGCCCGTAAGCTGGGACCGAACGCTTCCCTTGCTGAGACCGTACAGGAACTGTTTGGCGGCGTCAGTGCTTCAACATCAGATTATCTTCGGGTGACCGCGAACGGTGACATCGTAGCTATGGAATGCCTCGGCGTCGCAGACCAGTGGATCAGGGCTCTTGGCGCGCAGGACGCCGGCGGGGGAGCGCAGGTTTTGTATGCATCTCAATATGCGGTCGGTGGACCCTACTGGACCACTTCAATCTCCATAGTCAATCTGGATTCTTCGCCGGCCCAGCTCAGAGCCAGATTGATAAACGACGATGGGAACCAGATCGGCCAAACACTACTGATGCCGATCAAGGCCAACGGCAAAGTTCTGTTGAGTGAACAGAACCTGTTCTTGGAGGCGGGAGATACCCTGACGCAGGGATATGTGGAAATCACCAGCGACGGTGCCCGGCTGGCCGGGAGCGTCACTTTCGGGGATAAACAAGGCAGGATTTCCGCCTCGCTGCCGTTGCAGCCGGCGGCACACAAGGAGTTTGTTTACGGCCACGCCGCTTCCAACGCGACCTGGTATACCGGCATTGCCCTGGTGAATCCCAATGATTCCGACATCACAGCCACACTTCAGCTCTATGACAAGTCCGGACAGTTGTCGGCTTCAAAAACCGAAGTCATGGGAGCCAAGCGGCGCAAAATACAGTTGCTGAACGGATTTTTCCCTGAGGCAACAGGTGCCGATATCACCTCCGGGTACATTCGAGTCTCTGCCGGCAGCCCTTTAGTCGGCTTTGCCCTTTTTGGCACAAGGAACGATACCGTGCTGGCGGCGATTCCACCTCAGGCTATTCGATAGGAAGCCTTGGTGAGAATACCAGAAAGTACTGGTAGGGCAAAAAGGTGTGTTCTTTGGCCAGCGTGAAGCCGTTTGATTCCATTTGCCGCACCACATCCTCACGGGCAACTTTCATTTCGGGCGGAGGACCCAGAGGCAATTCCTTCTTCTGAAAGTCGATGATAATGACCTGGCCTCCGGGTTTGAGTATTTTTTTCAGGAGTGCAAGGTATTGAGTCTGGTTTTCGATATGGTGCCAGGTGTCGCAGATGAAAAACCGGTCTATTGAAGCATCCATGAGCAACGGATCATCGGGAGCGGAAAGGATGGTCACGACATTTTTCAGTTGCAGCTCGCGGACGCGGCGATTCAGGTACAGGATCATGTCCGGGCTGATATCGACCGCATAAACACGTCCATTGCTGCCCACATGTTGGGCAAACCTCAGTGCGAAATATCCGGAGCCTGCGCCGATGTCGGCCACCACCTCCCCTTCTTTCAGGCCAAGCGCCATGATTACCTCGTGGGGTTTCTGATAGGCATCGCGCTGAGGATCTTCCAGAGATGCGATGTAGGCCTTCGGATCCTGGTGCAATCTGTGAACATCATCGGCAGTAAGCGGCTTGACCGGATTCTGTGCCGTGGATCTGGTCCTTTCTTGTCCTGCATTGCATGGCCGCCCGCCGGCAGCGACCGATTCCCATGCACTATGGTATCACACTGACAAAATCAGACCCAGTTCCCAACCAGCTTCTCAAAACGGAAAGCAGCCAAGAATGGCGGCATTTGTGAAATTCGTACCATTCGTGACTGTCTTAAACATTCCGCAATCCGCAATCGACAAGATCCGCGATTCAAATTGGTGCTACCTCAGGATCCGCGTGAACACCGCGCCCTTTCCGCCTCGCAAGTCTCTGCCGTAAGAGACGCTGAGGGTAAGCCGGCCCAGGATCGTCAGCTTCGACTCCAGGCCCGTGTCCCAAAGCCAGGGGGATCCGAAGAATGTTGTGCTGTCGTACATTTTGCCGGTGTCGAGAAATGGACCCAGGGACAGCTCCCAGAAGCCGGGTTGATGGATCAACTTGTCCAACTGCCAGTTCATGAGCAGATAACGGCGGCCGAGCGGACCGGCTCCCTTCCTCCCATCTCGCGTTCCACTGTGGCCGCGCAAATAGAGATCGTTGTCGCGCTCCATCCCCAGGCTGAACATCTCCTCAAAGGGCGCGTGGCCGGCAGTCGTGCCTGCGCCGAGCCGTCCGGAGAGCTGGTAATCCTTGCCGCTTGCCTGCGGCAGCAGGTGCCATTCCAGGGTTCCTGTTATTCTCAAGAAGGCTCCGTCAGATGCGCTCAGGATCTTGCCGATTCGTGACTCAGTGCTCCAGCTCAGTTCAAACCGGTGTTCAGGAGCGGACCGGCTCTGACGCAATCCAATCTCATACTCCAGGGTTATTCCTTTTCTGAACAAGGCCTGCCAGGCAGCACTGCCCGGAGGAGTCGTGTTGAACCGCCGGTCTGAGACAATAACTCCATTCCGCATGCTGGTGCGGCTCCCCAGGAACGTTTGGACTGCCGCTCCCGTTTCCAGCGTGCTCATGGTGAAGGAACTTTCCGCGAACGCCGGGTTCCGCAGCGAGGCTGCGACGTCCCAGTTCTCGCGGCGCGCGTCCAGGCGGGCCTGAAAGCGCAGACCTGGGCTGCCTCCGACCGGACCGGATACCTCTGTGAAAAGGCGCCGCTTTTGCGCGTCCCAGCGGCCGAGTGAAATCAAGTTCCAGGCAGCTCCTCTGATGTTAAAGAACTCCGGGTGCACGGTCCGGTACGGCGCGCCTCTGAGTAGCGAAACCAGCCCATCGAGCCACGAGTCGCCCCCCCCATTGCGCTCCAGCGCGCGAAAGCCGAGGTCGAAGCTCCCGTCATCCCGGGGCAACAGCTCGAAACGCGGGGATGAGTAAATGCCGAGCGAATCTATCGATGTGCGGCTTGCGTAATACTCCTTCAGCGTGAGCGGCGCGCCCGGTGAAAATGCGAATGAGCGGTCAAGCAGCACCGGATCGACGCGCAGGCTCGGCTCGATGTTGACTTCCCGAACCTGAGGCTTGTCGACCCGATTCCAGAACTTGAGCGCAGCCTCCAGATTACCGTTGAGAAAGTAAAGGCTGGCCAAAAAGTCGTTTCCGTAGGCATCGGCGGGATCGAGTTGCAGCGCCTGTTTCAGGAAGGATCTTGCCTCCCCTCGCTTTCCTGCTTTGAACATGACTCCGGCGAGTTCGAGCGGAAATCTGATGTCGCGCGGCGCCTTGGTCCGGCCTGACTCAAAAGCGGCTTCGGCTTCCTGCCAGTGCTCGAGACGGGCCAGCGCGATTCCCCGATAATAGTCGAAGTCGGCCGGCGCCTCCGGCGTGGCGGGCGCAAGCCTGATAATCTCCTCCCATTGGCCGGCAGCCGAAAGTGTCCTGATACGGGAGAGGAGCGAGTTCGCATCCCCGGAATCTCGCTGATCTTGACCGGAGCATTGCGGGCCCAGGCAAAGCGCGAAGGCCAGAATCAGGTTCCGGAAGACGGTTTCAGCTCTCATCTTTCGGCAGCACCAGAAGAGTCCAAAAGCCGCAGCGGCTCCATGCGCTCTCAAAGTCGGCGCGCTTCATCTTTTGCAGCTTGCGCCGGGCGGGATCATTGGCGAGGAGAAGATCGTGAGCGTTGTCGATGCCCGCTACCACCAGATAGTGGAAGGTGCCGGAGCCTTGCTTTATCGCCACGATGAGAGGACGGCCTTGGGCAACGTGATGCTCCAGGTCAGCCCATTCACCCACAAAGGCGTAGGCTCGGAAACCGTGGTTTTCGAAATAGCGGGTCACATCCCTGGTAGGAACCCCTTTTGAATTGCGGGAGTTCAAGCTTCGGCGGATGGCGGCTTCATCAGCGGCTGCATCCGGCTGCCGGTGTGAGCTTGCAGCCCAGTATTTCATTACCATCGAGATACAGGCCGGTCCGCAGCTATTCCCGACCTGCGCGACGAATGGCACGTCCAGCCAGATTTCTTTGGGTGCCGCGGCTGGGACCTGAGCCAAAGCGCACAGCAGGCAGAGTTCGGCCACTCCGCGAAGCGCCGTCATGGACACGACAGCCCCTCCCCGTGTTTCTTATCTTTTGACGATTATGAGCACGATGACGGCTGTCGCCAGGGCGATAATGATGTAAGTCAACTGTTGGTTCGTTAAAGCGCCGGCAGCAAAGTCGCGCTGAGCCTTGTCGACTCTCGCGGCCAAGCGGGCCAATTCCTGATCATCCAGGTGCGACACGGCGCGCTCTATCTGCCTGCGCACGCCAGGGAAGTTCTCCAGCGCCCGGGCAGCCTGATCGGAAGTGAAGAAACGCCGCACGCGGCTCAAGTTTCCCTGCCGCTCCTGCGCATGCGCCAGGATCGACTTCTGGATGTCGGCCTTGCTGACCACGTGCTCACTGGCCCGGAGGCTTGCAGGCACCACGAGCGCTGCAGCCAGAATGGGAGCCAGAAGGATCTTGACCAGTTTCATAGGCGAGGACGTCATGGAACCTCCCTTAGTGTTTTGTCACTGGCTTCAAAATTACTTGAGTCTCCCGGGCTTTGCAAGAGCAACCCAAACCCGGCGCAGCCTTTCCAGTGCATGGAAGCCTGCCCTGGTCCAGCGGACACTAACCCCGGCAATCGCTCAATACCCGATCGCCTTGCCCTGGCCGCGCGGATCGGCCGCGCCCGTGAAGCGCACCGGCTTGTGCGCGGAATCATATTCGATCGTCAGCCCGTGGGCGTTGCCGATGCCCGGCACGACGCGGATATTGTGTCCCAGCTTCGACAGTTGCGCGCGCACGGAAGCGGGAATGCTCTCTTCCACCCCCAGCACATCCGGCTCGTAAAAGCTGATTCTTCCCGCCGCGATGGCCTGCCGGATATCCATCTTGAAGTCGATCAGGTTCACTACCATCTGCGCAACGGTCTGCCCAATCGTATGGCCTCCCGGCGTGCCGATTGCGACCCACGGCCGCCCGTCTCGCAGGATAATCGTCGGACAGTCGCCCGACAGTTTGCGGCGGCCGGCGTGGGCATCCATCGGGTTGCCTTTGGGTTCGAAGGTACAATAGGCGAGGGAGTTGTTCAGCCAGATGCCGGTTCCCTTGGGCATGATCCGGGCGCCGAAGGCGTTTCCCAGTGTCTGCGTGGCCGAAACGACGTTTCCCCACCGGTCGGCGACGACAAAGTGTGTCGTGTGCTGTTGCCGGTTGCCGAAACTGGTCGGCGGCATAAAAGGCCGCGCCCGGTTGGGATCGATTTTTGCTGCCTCTTCTTTCCAGTAGGCCTCCGACAAAAGCCGGTCCAGCGGAGGAGGATCGATTTCAGGATCTCCGGCATAGCGCAGCCGCACCCAGAAGCCGAGCTTCGTGATCTCCGCAAACGTGTGCAGATATGCGGCGCTGTTGTGTCCGAGCGCGCGCGTATCAAACTGGCTCATCATGCCGAGTCGGACGAGGTAGTCGAAAGTGTTGGCCGGCGGCGATGCGGTAACGATTTGATGGTCGCGGTAGGAGATCTGAATGGGCTTCCACCATTCAGCCTGGTCGGCGGCCAGATCCCGCATGGATAAGAAGCCGTCCCGTTCCCGCATGGCGGCATCAATAGCCTTGCCGATCTCTCCTTCGTAGAAAGCCCTTGCACCTTCGCTTGCGACCAGGCGCAGGGAGCGCGCGAGGTCCTTCTGGACTAGACGTTCGCCGGCCTTCAGGGGCCGGCCATCCCGGCCATACTCCCGGCGAGCCCAATCCGGGAACGACGAAAATGCCGCTGCAATCGATCTCTCCTGTACCGGGCTGATGGCAAAGCCCCCCTCCGCCAGTTCGATCGCGGATTTAAACAGGTCACCCCACACAGATTTCCCGTAGAGTCTGGAGAGCTGTTCCCAGGCATGGACATTCCCCGGGGTCGAGACCGCCTTGGCACCTCGCCGGTTTTCTTCATAGTTGGGCGTCGGAGCGCGGAACGCGTCGGAATTGACCGCGAACGGAATCCTCCCGCTCGGATTGAGAAACCGGGTTTCCCCCTTGCGGGCGTCATAGATCAGGATGGTGCCATATCCCCCCATGCCGGACATGTCAGGTTCGACCACGTTCAACG is part of the Terriglobia bacterium genome and encodes:
- a CDS encoding dockerin type I repeat-containing protein — protein: MIAYHEDSFDSGGAFTTRSQYYGAGAGTPRVLFDGTIERRGGLPSGSMYSQYVYPYDQAAAVSPTVDFSLSLESANQVRVEIANTSSQRLSGVLHVALVERHRFYRWMDMDIVDFVCRAMLPNAAGQTMTLDPGANAASTQQFSVQPDWNYCSIVVFFQATDKRILQGAMLPLESTIPTIKMSGGPATGAMWLRNSAHSIAWSSDRPLGAVQVEYSDNGGQSWKAIQTASSGTGQYSWTVPQINSSQCLLAVSDPYGGTRAVSGLFAIGYKGDFNADGVINEVDRRLLTEYLLENKAFLLPGADLNEDGVVDILDLVYFETLLPKTGAAVQIKKLRR
- a CDS encoding carboxypeptidase regulatory-like domain-containing protein, with translation MDADVDFRNYSRLILLFVKNANGVSQGAMGSVGKWDLKSAGDGSFRASVFYMGESYITSEAIAHEIGHNLGLPHASSVPCVPASLVDPVDCCGSWDEAGDAGDTMGSITGFQHFSSVFKSLSFWFDPAQVFDVADSGEYTLDQLELPSNGIKALRIPAGKDSSGQEAYYWVEYRTTGTFDQEQAVQVRFQPVAAFNGSSMTNNTLRFKGPAFGGSISGKVVSESDGSPVPQQAYVYLYDTAWRSIRSAYTDGAGHYAFKGLAAGSYYLRTSNNVGLIDEYYNNARSQKSASLLTLTQDQTIDNADFALATGSILSGVINRESDGTSVPNAYVYAYDSSWAYIRGIGADSSGRYALTGLPAGKYYLEAYSSAGYGYLTTCYINTLNRATATSVSLNPGERLNDIDISLFPGGAISGKVLQASDNAAIQNVWVNAYDNAWKSIKSAVTSSDGRYMIKGLPSGSYFVGALNSLGYINEYYREVTDRSAATAIQVVQDSETGSIDFTLAKAGTASTEAHNHNSSGYWARQAPQGIDEAAGEQNHSASGDPVALPDLTADLGFSSSAEGRIHPAKAQSLTLPSAIPAIQSGNPVVSLSDVTSTAPFLDPYRGVKIELLESTGTGAEARAKLKISLSKLRIDVGHTINFDQIAIGGRQAKELTITNETPAAVMMGMLCVQGRSDENFSVTRDECSGINLTPGATCKSEVSFSPVRYSGTAEGEFAVLKIPTSDSLHSAASVDLRGKTLAADLTLYGYQGANFVVGRNGIYEFDVVNYGTVSSSDVITITDKLPTGLRYVSNSIGWSCSVAGQDVSCSRALVLRPNYGTVLDLTVAVTAEAAPTCVNKATVSNSSDANPDNNFSILTTMVDLGSGEASYGPILLKEDGTFTGFAFLNAGTATAALSITALDKTGAALQYDGMTNPATLVLKPGAQFPVMDDQLWAFPPGEKAKMGWFRVDSLIQRVLGFTLAFDGMLQVLDGATFSRSPAGTVVLPDVVTEGFTRIHVLNPGTADVNLTIGLVAADGTPRPTAARKLGPNASLAETVQELFGGVSASTSDYLRVTANGDIVAMECLGVADQWIRALGAQDAGGGAQVLYASQYAVGGPYWTTSISIVNLDSSPAQLRARLINDDGNQIGQTLLMPIKANGKVLLSEQNLFLEAGDTLTQGYVEITSDGARLAGSVTFGDKQGRISASLPLQPAAHKEFVYGHAASNATWYTGIALVNPNDSDITATLQLYDKSGQLSASKTEVMGAKRRKIQLLNGFFPEATGADITSGYIRVSAGSPLVGFALFGTRNDTVLAAIPPQAIR
- a CDS encoding methyltransferase domain-containing protein, yielding MHQDPKAYIASLEDPQRDAYQKPHEVIMALGLKEGEVVADIGAGSGYFALRFAQHVGSNGRVYAVDISPDMILYLNRRVRELQLKNVVTILSAPDDPLLMDASIDRFFICDTWHHIENQTQYLALLKKILKPGGQVIIIDFQKKELPLGPPPEMKVAREDVVRQMESNGFTLAKEHTFLPYQYFLVFSPRLPIE
- a CDS encoding tetratricopeptide repeat protein is translated as MRAETVFRNLILAFALCLGPQCSGQDQRDSGDANSLLSRIRTLSAAGQWEEIIRLAPATPEAPADFDYYRGIALARLEHWQEAEAAFESGRTKAPRDIRFPLELAGVMFKAGKRGEARSFLKQALQLDPADAYGNDFLASLYFLNGNLEAALKFWNRVDKPQVREVNIEPSLRVDPVLLDRSFAFSPGAPLTLKEYYASRTSIDSLGIYSSPRFELLPRDDGSFDLGFRALERNGGGDSWLDGLVSLLRGAPYRTVHPEFFNIRGAAWNLISLGRWDAQKRRLFTEVSGPVGGSPGLRFQARLDARRENWDVAASLRNPAFAESSFTMSTLETGAAVQTFLGSRTSMRNGVIVSDRRFNTTPPGSAAWQALFRKGITLEYEIGLRQSRSAPEHRFELSWSTESRIGKILSASDGAFLRITGTLEWHLLPQASGKDYQLSGRLGAGTTAGHAPFEEMFSLGMERDNDLYLRGHSGTRDGRKGAGPLGRRYLLMNWQLDKLIHQPGFWELSLGPFLDTGKMYDSTTFFGSPWLWDTGLESKLTILGRLTLSVSYGRDLRGGKGAVFTRILR
- a CDS encoding C39 family peptidase; its protein translation is MTALRGVAELCLLCALAQVPAAAPKEIWLDVPFVAQVGNSCGPACISMVMKYWAASSHRQPDAAADEAAIRRSLNSRNSKGVPTRDVTRYFENHGFRAYAFVGEWADLEHHVAQGRPLIVAIKQGSGTFHYLVVAGIDNAHDLLLANDPARRKLQKMKRADFESAWSRCGFWTLLVLPKDES